One Phoenix dactylifera cultivar Barhee BC4 chromosome 8, palm_55x_up_171113_PBpolish2nd_filt_p, whole genome shotgun sequence genomic window carries:
- the LOC103723057 gene encoding 14-3-3-like protein D isoform X1, with protein MASQRERENYVYVAKLAEQAERYDEMVESMKKVAKLDVDMTVEERNLLSVGYKNVIGARRASWRILSSIEQKEEAKGNEQHVKRIQEYRQKVESELSNICIDVMTVIDEHLIPSSSSGESSVFYYKMKGDYYRYMAEFKTGTERREAAEQSHKAYQAATRTAEADLSPTHPIRLGLALNFSVFYYEIMNSPERACHLAKLAFDEAISELDSLSEESYKDSTLIMQLLRDNLTLWTTDIPEDGAEDAREGTGKAGGAEDAE; from the exons ATGGCGTCGCAGAGGGAGCGTGAGAACTACGTCTATGTCGCCAAGCTCGCCGAGCAGGCTGAGCGATACGACG AGATGGTGGAATCGATGAAGAAGGTGGCGAAGCTTGACGTGGATATGACCGTGGAGGAGAGGAACCTGCTCTCCGTGGGGTACAAGAATGTGATCGGGGCGAGGAGGGCGTCGTGGAGGATCCTCTCCTCCATCGAGCAGAAGGAGGAGGCCAAGGGTAACGAACAGCACGTGAAGAGGATCCAAGAGTACCGCCAGAAGGTGGAGTCGGAGCTCTCCAACATCTGCATCGACGTCATGACCGTGATCGACGAGCATCTCATCCCTTCGTCCTCTTCCGGGGAGTCCTCCGTGTTTTACTACAAGAT GAAGGGAGACTACTATCGTTACATGGCTGAGTTCAAGACTGGCACTGAAAGGAGAGAGGCTGCAGAGCAGTCCCACAAGGCCTATCAG GCGGCTACCCGTACAGCTGAGGCAGATCTGTCTCCCACACATCCAATTCGACTGGGTTTAGCATTGAATTTCTCTGTCTTTTATTATGAGATTATGAACTCACCTGAAAG AGCCTGCCACCTTGCCAAGCTAGCTTTTGATGAGGCCATCTCTGAGCTTGATTCACTAAGTGAGGAGTCTTACAAAGACAGCACATTGATTATGCAACTTTTGAGGGATAATCTCACCCTGTGGACCACTGACATTCCAGAGGATGGAG CAGAAGATGCGAGGGAGGGTACTGGAAAGGCTGGTGGAGCAGAGGATGCAGAG TGA
- the LOC103723057 gene encoding 14-3-3-like protein D isoform X2, with amino-acid sequence MASQRERENYVYVAKLAEQAERYDEMVESMKKVAKLDVDMTVEERNLLSVGYKNVIGARRASWRILSSIEQKEEAKGNEQHVKRIQEYRQKVESELSNICIDVMTVIDEHLIPSSSSGESSVFYYKMKGDYYRYMAEFKTGTERREAAEQSHKAYQAATRTAEADLSPTHPIRLGLALNFSVFYYEIMNSPERACHLAKLAFDEAISELDSLSEESYKDSTLIMQLLRDNLTLWTTDIPEDGEDAREGTGKAGGAEDAE; translated from the exons ATGGCGTCGCAGAGGGAGCGTGAGAACTACGTCTATGTCGCCAAGCTCGCCGAGCAGGCTGAGCGATACGACG AGATGGTGGAATCGATGAAGAAGGTGGCGAAGCTTGACGTGGATATGACCGTGGAGGAGAGGAACCTGCTCTCCGTGGGGTACAAGAATGTGATCGGGGCGAGGAGGGCGTCGTGGAGGATCCTCTCCTCCATCGAGCAGAAGGAGGAGGCCAAGGGTAACGAACAGCACGTGAAGAGGATCCAAGAGTACCGCCAGAAGGTGGAGTCGGAGCTCTCCAACATCTGCATCGACGTCATGACCGTGATCGACGAGCATCTCATCCCTTCGTCCTCTTCCGGGGAGTCCTCCGTGTTTTACTACAAGAT GAAGGGAGACTACTATCGTTACATGGCTGAGTTCAAGACTGGCACTGAAAGGAGAGAGGCTGCAGAGCAGTCCCACAAGGCCTATCAG GCGGCTACCCGTACAGCTGAGGCAGATCTGTCTCCCACACATCCAATTCGACTGGGTTTAGCATTGAATTTCTCTGTCTTTTATTATGAGATTATGAACTCACCTGAAAG AGCCTGCCACCTTGCCAAGCTAGCTTTTGATGAGGCCATCTCTGAGCTTGATTCACTAAGTGAGGAGTCTTACAAAGACAGCACATTGATTATGCAACTTTTGAGGGATAATCTCACCCTGTGGACCACTGACATTCCAGAGGATGGAG AAGATGCGAGGGAGGGTACTGGAAAGGCTGGTGGAGCAGAGGATGCAGAG TGA
- the LOC103723067 gene encoding transcription factor UDT1, translating to MEFVDSVLDGCGDDCTEPAVMEMGEMRYKSKNLEAERRRRTKLNNKLFSLRALVPKITKYGVHLFRSSTDTNNIVFQMSKESTLTDAMDYIKHLQKQVYDLKVELSKTPDEEVEKQGSESSTETIAPPMTIQCQRKVELSPIGKNKYHVMIISENKHVGFAKLLEAISNFGVEVTNINSTTFSGFSRSVFSLDVRILLHL from the exons ATGGAGTTTGTGGATTCGGTGCTAGATGGCTGTGGTGATGACTGCACCGAGCCAGCGGTCATGGAGATGGGTGAGATGAGGTACAAGTCCAAGAACCTCGAggcagagaggaggaggaggaccaaGCTAAATAACAAGCTCTTCTCCCTCAGAGCTCTGGTCCCCAAGATTACCAAG TATGGAGTACATCTGTTTAGGTCTTCAACTGATACAAATAATATAGTGTTTCAGATGAGCAAGGAGTCAACCCTCACTGATGCAATGGATTACATCAAACATCTCCAGAAGCAAGTATATGACCTGAAAGTGGAGCTCTCAAAGACTCCTGACGAGGAGGTTGAGAAGCAAGGGAGTGAATCAAGCACTGAAACCATAGCTCCGCCCATGACCATCCAGTGCCAG AGAAAGGTCGAGTTGAGCCCTATAGGGAAAAATAAGTACCATGTTATGATCATCAGTGAGAACAAACACGTTGGGTTCGCCAAACTGTTGGAAGCCATCAGCAACTTTGGCGTGGAAGTGACTAACATTAACTCCACAACTTTCTCTGGTTTTTCTCGCAGTGTATTCAGCCTTGATGTGAGAATTTTACTCCATTTGTAA
- the LOC103723059 gene encoding polyadenylate-binding protein-interacting protein 9-like isoform X1, translated as MAAVAENAIGSDIHRSSAAAAAETEYQRDVRKLVDLLSKLNPSAKEFFPSSYSTAAACVGRRPDGRLSADAPIFVAASDYNNNNDQVGNGSNKDSSSDGSVSNQPNRRRRNGYNQGRRRMNDRARRSVREDSIRRTVYVSDIDQLVTEETLAEIFATCGQVVDCRVCGGPHSVLRFAFIEFADEDGARAALNLCGTVLGYYPLRVLPSKTAILPVNPKFLPRSEDEKEMVVRTVYCTNIDKKVTQIDLKVFFEQCCGKVSRLRLLGDNVHSTRIAFVEFVQATGFGRERAPGAGARWGVGGWVWIDRVGPAPVPHLSFLPIWCESLHAMPTLGTEAILLNAVAIGLCWSLLLGHRLLLMAESAIHALNCSGMILGSLPIRVSPSKTPVRPRVPRATPH; from the exons ATGGCTGCGGTGGCGGAGAACGCGATCGGGTCGGACATCCACCGATCGtcggcggcagcggcggcggagaCAGAGTACCAGCGGGACGTGAGGAAGCTGGTGGATCTGCTCTCCAAATTGAACCCCTCCGCCAAGGAGTTCTTCCCGTCGTCTTACTCTACTGCCGCCGCCTGCGTGGGGAGGAGACCCGACGGGCGGCTCTCCGCTGATGCGCCCATTTTCGTGGCGGCGTCCGATTATAACAATAATAATGATCAGGTTGGTAATGGGAGCAATAAGGACTCGAGCAGCGATGGATCGGTGAGCAATCAGCCGAATCGCAGA AGGAGGAATGGCTATAACCAGGGGCGGAGGAGGATGAATGATAGAGCCCGGAGATCTGTGCGGGAGGACAGCATCAGGCGAACTGTATATGTTTCTGACATTGATCAGCTT GTTACTGAGGAGacgcttgctgaaatttttgctACCTGTGGGCAA GTAGTTGATTGCCGGGTTTGTGGTGGTCCCCATTCAGTTCTACGATTTGCATTTATAGAGTTTGCTGATGAGG ATGGTGCAAGAGCAGCACTGAATCTTTGCGGGACTGTGCTAGGTTACTATCCTCTCAGAGTCTTACCATCAAAGACTGCCATCTTGCCTGTCAATCCTAAATTTCTTCCTCGG TCTGAGGATGAAAAGGAGATGGTTGTAAGGACAGTTTATTGTACAAACATAGATAAGAAG GTTACTCAAATAGATTTAAAGGTTTTCTTTGAACAATGTTGTGGCAAG GTTTctcgtttgaggcttcttgGAGATAATGTGCACTCCACACGGATTGCCTTTGTTGAGTTCGTTCAG GCAACTGGGTTTGGAAGAGAGCGTGCCCCGGGGGCGGGGGCGCGATGGGGGGTGGGTGGGTGGGTGTGGATAGATAGAGTGGGGCCCGCTCCAGTCCCCCATTTGTCTTTCCTTCCCATATGGTGTGAAAGCCTTCATGCTATGCCAACACTTGGGACAGAAGCAATTTTGTTGAATGCAGTTGCTATAGGTCTATGTTGGTCACTGCTTTTGGGTCATCGTTTATTACTCATG GCAGAAAGCGCTATTCATGCTCTGAATTGCAGTGGCATGATTTTGGGATCTCTTCCTATCAG GGTGAGTCCTTCAAAGACTCCGGTAAGGCCACGTGTACCTCGAGCGACACCACACTGA
- the LOC103723059 gene encoding polyadenylate-binding protein-interacting protein 9-like isoform X3 encodes MAAVAENAIGSDIHRSSAAAAAETEYQRDVRKLVDLLSKLNPSAKEFFPSSYSTAAACVGRRPDGRLSADAPIFVAASDYNNNNDQVGNGSNKDSSSDGSVSNQPNRRRRNGYNQGRRRMNDRARRSVREDSIRRTVYVSDIDQLVTEETLAEIFATCGQVVDCRVCGGPHSVLRFAFIEFADEDGARAALNLCGTVLGYYPLRVLPSKTAILPVNPKFLPRSEDEKEMVVRTVYCTNIDKKVTQIDLKVFFEQCCGKVSRLRLLGDNVHSTRIAFVEFVQAESAIHALNCSGMILGSLPIRVSPSKTPVRPRVPRATPH; translated from the exons ATGGCTGCGGTGGCGGAGAACGCGATCGGGTCGGACATCCACCGATCGtcggcggcagcggcggcggagaCAGAGTACCAGCGGGACGTGAGGAAGCTGGTGGATCTGCTCTCCAAATTGAACCCCTCCGCCAAGGAGTTCTTCCCGTCGTCTTACTCTACTGCCGCCGCCTGCGTGGGGAGGAGACCCGACGGGCGGCTCTCCGCTGATGCGCCCATTTTCGTGGCGGCGTCCGATTATAACAATAATAATGATCAGGTTGGTAATGGGAGCAATAAGGACTCGAGCAGCGATGGATCGGTGAGCAATCAGCCGAATCGCAGA AGGAGGAATGGCTATAACCAGGGGCGGAGGAGGATGAATGATAGAGCCCGGAGATCTGTGCGGGAGGACAGCATCAGGCGAACTGTATATGTTTCTGACATTGATCAGCTT GTTACTGAGGAGacgcttgctgaaatttttgctACCTGTGGGCAA GTAGTTGATTGCCGGGTTTGTGGTGGTCCCCATTCAGTTCTACGATTTGCATTTATAGAGTTTGCTGATGAGG ATGGTGCAAGAGCAGCACTGAATCTTTGCGGGACTGTGCTAGGTTACTATCCTCTCAGAGTCTTACCATCAAAGACTGCCATCTTGCCTGTCAATCCTAAATTTCTTCCTCGG TCTGAGGATGAAAAGGAGATGGTTGTAAGGACAGTTTATTGTACAAACATAGATAAGAAG GTTACTCAAATAGATTTAAAGGTTTTCTTTGAACAATGTTGTGGCAAG GTTTctcgtttgaggcttcttgGAGATAATGTGCACTCCACACGGATTGCCTTTGTTGAGTTCGTTCAG GCAGAAAGCGCTATTCATGCTCTGAATTGCAGTGGCATGATTTTGGGATCTCTTCCTATCAG GGTGAGTCCTTCAAAGACTCCGGTAAGGCCACGTGTACCTCGAGCGACACCACACTGA
- the LOC103723059 gene encoding polyadenylate-binding protein-interacting protein 9-like isoform X4 produces MAAVAENAIGSDIHRSSAAAAAETEYQRDVRKLVDLLSKLNPSAKEFFPSSYSTAAACVGRRPDGRLSADAPIFVAASDYNNNNDQVGNGSNKDSSSDGSVSNQPNRRRRNGYNQGRRRMNDRARRSVREDSIRRTVYVSDIDQLVTEETLAEIFATCGQVVDCRVCGGPHSVLRFAFIEFADEDGARAALNLCGTVLGYYPLRVLPSKTAILPVNPKFLPRSEDEKEMVVRTVYCTNIDKKVTQIDLKVFFEQCCGKVSRLRLLGDNVHSTRIAFVEFVQNL; encoded by the exons ATGGCTGCGGTGGCGGAGAACGCGATCGGGTCGGACATCCACCGATCGtcggcggcagcggcggcggagaCAGAGTACCAGCGGGACGTGAGGAAGCTGGTGGATCTGCTCTCCAAATTGAACCCCTCCGCCAAGGAGTTCTTCCCGTCGTCTTACTCTACTGCCGCCGCCTGCGTGGGGAGGAGACCCGACGGGCGGCTCTCCGCTGATGCGCCCATTTTCGTGGCGGCGTCCGATTATAACAATAATAATGATCAGGTTGGTAATGGGAGCAATAAGGACTCGAGCAGCGATGGATCGGTGAGCAATCAGCCGAATCGCAGA AGGAGGAATGGCTATAACCAGGGGCGGAGGAGGATGAATGATAGAGCCCGGAGATCTGTGCGGGAGGACAGCATCAGGCGAACTGTATATGTTTCTGACATTGATCAGCTT GTTACTGAGGAGacgcttgctgaaatttttgctACCTGTGGGCAA GTAGTTGATTGCCGGGTTTGTGGTGGTCCCCATTCAGTTCTACGATTTGCATTTATAGAGTTTGCTGATGAGG ATGGTGCAAGAGCAGCACTGAATCTTTGCGGGACTGTGCTAGGTTACTATCCTCTCAGAGTCTTACCATCAAAGACTGCCATCTTGCCTGTCAATCCTAAATTTCTTCCTCGG TCTGAGGATGAAAAGGAGATGGTTGTAAGGACAGTTTATTGTACAAACATAGATAAGAAG GTTACTCAAATAGATTTAAAGGTTTTCTTTGAACAATGTTGTGGCAAG GTTTctcgtttgaggcttcttgGAGATAATGTGCACTCCACACGGATTGCCTTTGTTGAGTTCGTTCAG AATCTGTGA
- the LOC103723059 gene encoding polyadenylate-binding protein-interacting protein 9-like isoform X2 yields MAAVAENAIGSDIHRSSAAAAAETEYQRDVRKLVDLLSKLNPSAKEFFPSSYSTAAACVGRRPDGRLSADAPIFVAASDYNNNNDQVGNGSNKDSSSDGSVSNQPNRRRRNGYNQGRRRMNDRARRSVREDSIRRTVYVSDIDQLVTEETLAEIFATCGQVVDCRVCGGPHSVLRFAFIEFADEDGARAALNLCGTVLGYYPLRVLPSKTAILPVNPKFLPRSEDEKEMVVRTVYCTNIDKKVTQIDLKVFFEQCCGKVSRLRLLGDNVHSTRIAFVEFVQATGFGRERAPGAGARWGVGGWVWIDRVGPAPVPHLSFLPIWCESLHAMPTLGTEAILLNAVAIGLCWSLLLGHRLLLMNL; encoded by the exons ATGGCTGCGGTGGCGGAGAACGCGATCGGGTCGGACATCCACCGATCGtcggcggcagcggcggcggagaCAGAGTACCAGCGGGACGTGAGGAAGCTGGTGGATCTGCTCTCCAAATTGAACCCCTCCGCCAAGGAGTTCTTCCCGTCGTCTTACTCTACTGCCGCCGCCTGCGTGGGGAGGAGACCCGACGGGCGGCTCTCCGCTGATGCGCCCATTTTCGTGGCGGCGTCCGATTATAACAATAATAATGATCAGGTTGGTAATGGGAGCAATAAGGACTCGAGCAGCGATGGATCGGTGAGCAATCAGCCGAATCGCAGA AGGAGGAATGGCTATAACCAGGGGCGGAGGAGGATGAATGATAGAGCCCGGAGATCTGTGCGGGAGGACAGCATCAGGCGAACTGTATATGTTTCTGACATTGATCAGCTT GTTACTGAGGAGacgcttgctgaaatttttgctACCTGTGGGCAA GTAGTTGATTGCCGGGTTTGTGGTGGTCCCCATTCAGTTCTACGATTTGCATTTATAGAGTTTGCTGATGAGG ATGGTGCAAGAGCAGCACTGAATCTTTGCGGGACTGTGCTAGGTTACTATCCTCTCAGAGTCTTACCATCAAAGACTGCCATCTTGCCTGTCAATCCTAAATTTCTTCCTCGG TCTGAGGATGAAAAGGAGATGGTTGTAAGGACAGTTTATTGTACAAACATAGATAAGAAG GTTACTCAAATAGATTTAAAGGTTTTCTTTGAACAATGTTGTGGCAAG GTTTctcgtttgaggcttcttgGAGATAATGTGCACTCCACACGGATTGCCTTTGTTGAGTTCGTTCAG GCAACTGGGTTTGGAAGAGAGCGTGCCCCGGGGGCGGGGGCGCGATGGGGGGTGGGTGGGTGGGTGTGGATAGATAGAGTGGGGCCCGCTCCAGTCCCCCATTTGTCTTTCCTTCCCATATGGTGTGAAAGCCTTCATGCTATGCCAACACTTGGGACAGAAGCAATTTTGTTGAATGCAGTTGCTATAGGTCTATGTTGGTCACTGCTTTTGGGTCATCGTTTATTACTCATG AATCTGTGA